AGATCGGCCAGCTCCGGCCATTCGTTGTGCGGCACGTTGACCAGTACGCCGCGCGCGCCGGCGGCCCGGGCGCATTCCAGGTCGAAGCGGTAGTCGCCGACCATCAGCATCGACGCCGGCGCCACGCGCCAGCGCTCCGCCAGGTGCAGCAGCCCTCCCGGATGCGGCTTGGGCGGCGCTTCGTCGCGGCCGAGGATGTCCTCGGGCAGAAAGCAGTCCCCCATGCCGACCGCTTCCAGCGTCACCCTGGCCAGTTCCTGGGCATTGCGGGTCAGCACGCCGAGCCGGCAGCCGCGCTCGCGCAAGGCGTGCAACAGCTCGCGCGCGCCTTCTGCCGGACGCGCAGCGTAGGCCAGCTCGCGCTCGTGCTCCAGCAGCCAGGCGTGTTTGGCGGCGGCCTCCTCGGCAGGTAGCGCCGCCAGATGATGGAGGATGTCGTCCTCCTCGGGAATCGCCAGCGCGCGGCGGATGGCGGCGAAATCGTGCACGGCGATCGTCAGGGTGCCGTCCATGTCGAACACCCAGTGACGAACGTCGGCAATCTTCACATCCAGTCCTCACGCACGCGGATCAGCCCTTCCTGCGCCACGGAAGCGACCAGTTGGCCCTGGCGGTTGAAGATGCTGCCGCGGGCGAAGCCGCGGGCATTGCCGGCCCAGGGGCTGTCGATGGAATACAGCAGCCAGTCGTCCAGCTTCACCTCGCGATGGAACCAGATGGCGTGGTCGAGGCTGGCCAGCTGGATGAACTTGCTCCACGAGCTGACGCCGTGCGGCTGCAACGCCGTGCCGATAAAGCTGAAGTCCGAGGCGTAGGCCAGCAGGTACTTGTGCAGTGCCGGGCTGTCGGGCAGCGAGCCGTCGGCACGGAACCAAAGGTGGCGGACCGGCTCGATGGGCTGCGGGTTGGCCGGGTCGACCAGCGTGACCGGGCGGATCTCGATGGGTTTGGGTCGGCGCAGCTTTTCCATCACCCGCTCAGGCACCATCGGTGACAGCTTGTGCAACAGCTCCCACTCGTTGGGCAGATCGTCCGGCCCGACCACGTCCGGCATCGGCAGCTGATGCTCGTAGCCCGTTTCCGCGGCCTGGAACGAGGCGATGCCGGTGAAGATGGTCTGGCCCTTCTGGATCGCACTGACCCGCCGCGTGGTGAAACTGCCGCCGTCGCGTACGCGATCGACGTCGTAGACCACCGGTTGGTGCGAATCGCCGGGGCGCAGGAAATAGCCGTGCAGCGAATGCACATGGCGCTCCGGCGACACCGTCTGACTGGCGGCGGAGATCACCTGGCCGAGCACCTGCCCGCCGAACAGCTGGGGAAAGCCGAGGTCCTGGCTCGCGCCACGGAACAGGTTTTCCTCGATGCGTTCCAGGGTCAGCAGGTTGACCAGGGCGTCGAGTATCTGGGTCATTTCGGCATCCTTGATAAGGGCAGGCGGACAGGCACGCCATGTTACGGATTTCGCCGGCATCGCTCCAGCAACAGGGCTTATTGTCGCCAATCGTCCCGCCGCAGCCGGTAGAGCAGCTGGGCGTGCAACGGATGTTCGGGCGAAACGTCCGGATGGCCGTACGCGGTGGTCTGCTCAGGGCGCATGCCGAGCCCTTCCAGCAGTTGCCTGCCCGGCTCGTTTATCCGCGACGCCCAGGCCACGACCTCATCCAGCCCCAGCGCGCCAAACGCACATTTCAGCACCGTTTCAGCAGCCTCGTGGGCCAGGCCCTGCCCCCAATGCTCGCAGGCCACCGCCCAGCGCAGTTCGACGGCCGGGTTCGGCAGCAGAGAGGCGGACCAGACCAGTCCGCAATAGCCGATGAAGGCACCATTGTCCTTACGCTCCAGTGCCCACAGGCCGAAACCATTGCGCAGCAGATGCAGCCTGCTGCGCACCATCAGCGCAGCGCATTCGTCGCGGGACCACAGCGCCGGGTTGTAGCGCATCACCTCCGGGTCGGCGCAGAGCCGCGCCAGCGGATCGAGGTCTTCGTCATGCCAGTTGCGCAGCCGTAGGCGCGTGCTTTCGAGTGCGAGTCGTTCGACCATCCCTGCTCCTTGAGCGCTCCGACGGCCAGCCTGCATACTGCGGTGCACATCCATCGAACACGCGTGGTTCATGTCGCTTCCCCTGGTATTTCACGACGATTACAGCCCGCCATTGCCGCCGGGCCATCGTTTTCCCATGGAGAAGTTTCGTCTGCTGCGCGACCATCTGGTCGCCTTGGGTTTGACCACAGAGGCAGCGCTATTGCGCCCCGCGCTGTGCAGTCATGACATTCTGACGCTGGCGCACGACCGCAACTACGTCGAGCGTTACTGCAGCGGCGCGATGGGTCGCGACGAACTGCGCCGCCTCGGCCTGCCCTGGAGCCCGGAGCTCGCGCAGCGCACCGTGCGCGCGGTGGGCGGCTCGCTACTGGCCGCCGAGCAGGCACTGCAACATGGCCTGGCCTGTCACCTGGCCGGCGGTACCCACCATGCCCATCACGACCACGCTTCCGGCTTCTGCATTTTCAATGACCTGGCGGTAATCGCCCTGTACCTGCTGGAGAGCGGACGTGTCGGCCGCGTGCTGATCTTCGATTGCGACGTGCATCAGGGCGACGGCACCGCGCGCATCCTGGAAAACGTGGCGGACGCGGTAACCGTCTCGCTGCACTGCGAAAAGAACTTCCCCGCGCGCAAGGCCCATAGCGACTGGGATATCCCGCTGCCACCCGGCATGGGCGATGACGCGTATCTGAAGGTGGTACACGACACCCTGAACTACCTGCTGCCGATCTATCAGCCGGACCTGGTGCTCTATGACGCCGGCGTGGATGTTCATCGCGACGACGCCCTGGGCCTGCTCTCGCTGACCGACGCCGGGCTCGCCGCCCGCGACAGCGCCGTGCTCGACCACTGCCTGGGCCGCGACATTCCGGTGGTCGGCCTGATCGGCGGCGGCTACGACAAGGACCGCGCCCTGCTCGCACGGCGCCACGCCACCTTGCATGTCAGCGCGGCAGCCGCCTGGCAGCGCCACGGACTCGGCTGAGCATCCGTCAGCGGCTACAATGCCCGCCCCGTGATGTTCTTCAGGCTTCTGCCATGACCCCGCCCGCCCCCTCCTCTCGTGTCGCCATCATCGGCGGCGGCCCTGCCGGCCTGATGGCCGCCGAAGTACTCGGCCAGGCGGGCATCAGCGTCGATCTGTACGACGCCATGCCGTCGGTGGGCCGCAAATTCCTGCTGGCCGGGGTCGGTGGCATGAACATCACCCATGCCGAGCACTACTCCACCTTCGTCAGCCGCTACGGCGCACGCTCAGAGCAGCTGCGCCCGCTGCTGGACGCCTTTACTCCGAGCGCGCTGCGTGACTGGATTCACGGGCTGGGCATCGACACCTTCGTCGGCAGTTCCGGCCGGGTATTTCCCACCGACATGAAAGCCGCGCCATTGCTGCGCGCCTGGCTCAAGCGCCTGCGCGAGAGTGGCGTGCGCATTCATACCCGCCAGCGCTGGCTGGGCTGGGACGCACAGGGTGTGCTGCGCATCGCCGGGGCGGACGGCGAAAGCCTGATCGAGGCCGACGCCACCCTGCTCGCCCTCGGCGGCGGCAGCTGGGCGCGACTGGGCTCGGATGGCGCCTGGGTGCCGCTGCTCACAGCTCGCGGCATTGCCATCGCACCGTTGCAGCCGGCCAACTGCGGCTTCGAGGTGCAAGCCTGGAGCGAGCACCTGCGGGACAAGTTCGCCGGCGCGCCGCTGAAGACGGTCAGCCTCGCCCTTCCCGACACCGCGCCGCGCAAGGGCGAGTTCGTACTTACCGCGACCGGCATCGAGGGCAGCCTGGTCTACGCGCTCTCGGCGCCGATCCGCAACACGATCAACCGTGACGGCGCCGCCACCGTGCTGCTCGACCTGCTGCCGGATCGCACCCTGGCGCAGGTCGCCAGCGCCCTGGCCAGACCACGGGGCGCGCAGTCGATGGCCAAGCACCTGCACCGCCAGCTGAAGCTCGATGGAGTCAAGGCGGCGCTGCTGCGCGAGCTGACCGATGCCGCGATCTTTCAGGAGCCGCAAGCCCTGGCCACGGCGATCAAGGCGCTACCCATCCGCCTGGTCCGCCCGCGTCCGCTGGACGAAGCCATCAGCAGTGCCGGCGGCGTGCCGTTCGAAGCGCTGGATGCCAACCTGATGCTGCGACAGCTGCCCGGTGTGTTCTGCGCCGGGGAGATGCTCGACTGGGAGGCAGCGACCGGCGGTTATCTGCTGACCGCCTGCTTTGCCAGTGGCCGGGCGGCGGCCGAGGGAATGCTGCGCTGGCTGCGGACCGAACGGCCCACAATCGCACAGGCCTGATCGACGGGTGAGCAGCGGCCGGATGAGCCGGCCGCACCCAGCGTTCTACATCTTCATCACGATACGGCCCTCGATGCGCCCGGCACGCATGTCGTCGAGTATATGGTTGATGTTGTCGAGCTTGTCGGTATGGATGGTCGCCTTGACCAGCCCCTCGCCAGCGAAGTCCAGCGCCTCCTGCAGGTCGGCACGGGTACCGACGATGGAGCCGGTGATGCTGATCGCCTTGAGCACCACATCGAAGATCGGCGTCGGGAAATCTCCCGGCGGCAGACCGACCAGCGCCACGGTACCGCGCCGCCGGGCCATGCCGATGGCCTGACCGAAGGCGCTGTTGGACACCGCCGTCACCAGCACGCCGTGAGCGCCACCGATATCGCGCTGCACCACTTCCACGGGGCTCTCCGTGCGCGCATTGACGGTCAGGTCGGCGCCCAGGCGCTTGGCCAGTTCCAGCTTGGCGTCATCCACATCCACCGCCACCACGTGCAGGCCCATCGCCTTGGCGTACTGCACCGCGACGTGGCCGAGGCCGCCAATACCGGAGATCGCCACCCACTGACCGGGCCGCGCTTCGGTGACCTTGAGACCCTTGTAGACGGTGACCCCGGCACAGAGGATCGGCGCGATCTCGTCGAACTCGACGTTCTTCGGCAGGATGCCCACGTAATTCGGGTCCGCCAGCACGTACTCGGCATAGGCACCGTTGACCGAGTAGCCGGTGTTCTGCTGGCCTTCGCAGAGGGTTTCCCAGCCGGTCAGGCAGTGCTCGCAGCAGCCGCAGGCGGTGTACAGCCAGGGTACGCCGACCCGATCGCCCTCCTTCACCCGGGTCACGCCGGCACCCACCGCAGCGACGTGGCCGACGCCTTCGTGACCGGGAATGAACGGCAGGGACGGTTTCACCGGCCAGTCGCCCTCGGCCGCATGCAGGTCGGTGTGGCAGACGCCGGAGGCGGCGATCTTCACCAGGATCTGGCCAGGGCCGGGCATTGGCACCTTGACTTCCTCGAGGCGCAGCGGCTCGCCGAAGGCGTGTACCACTGCCGCTTTCATGGTCTGGGTCATGGACTTGCTCCTTGAGTCGGGACATTCGAGTCTGCACAACATGGACCGGATCAAGCCTAGACCCAGATCAATTACAGCAGGCAGTCAGAGACCGTCCGTCGCGCGCATCGCGTTCGTCCGGCCGTGAGCGGCGCTGCACGAATGTTCCAGACGGCCTGCCGGCAGCGAGCGATACTGAGCCGGGCCAAGCCGCGACGCCGAGTTCATGGAGCCACCATGGGTACCGATGACTGGATCGATCTGAAGAAGGATGCCGAAACCGGCATCGAGACGATCCGTGCGCATTTCGAAGGGCACGCCTACGACCCGCATTTCCATGACAGCTACCTGATCGGCTTCACCGAACAGGGCGTTCAGCAGTTTCACTGCCGCCGGACGCTGCACAGCAGCACGCCGGGGCAGGTGTTTCTGCTCGAACCCGGCGAGCTGCACGACGGCCACGCGCCGACGGCCGGCGGCTTCACCTATTCGATGCTGTACCTCGACCCGCACTGGCTCGAGCGCGAACTGCGCGCACTGTTCGAGGATGCGCCCAACCAGTGCCAGCCGGCGTTCGCCAAGACGCTGGAAAACGAGCCGGCGCTGGTGACGGTGATTGCCGATGCCTGCCAGGCCTTGCAAAGCCAGGACCTGCGCATCGTTCGCCAGGCCGCGCTGGACGCCCTGCTGGGCAAACTGGCGCGGCACCTGTCATGGCGACCGCGGCTGACTGCCGACCCGCGCCTGCCGGCCGTGGCGCTGCGGGCGCGGGACTATCTGCATGCACACATGGATCAGGATCTCGGGCTGGATGATCTGGCGCGGGCCACCGGCGTCGATCGCTTCAGGCTGTCACGGGCGTTCAAGGCGGCGTTCGGCCTGGCGCCGCATGCCTATCTGGTCCAGCTGCGCCTGGCCAAGGCCCGGCGCCTGCTCGCAGCGGGCCAGCCACCGGCGCTGGTGGCGATGAGCCTCGGTTTCGCCGACCAGAGCCACATGGGCCGCTGGTTCCGCCGCGCCTACGGGCTGACACCGGCGCACTACCGCAAACGCTGCTCGAATCTTCCAGACCACTGAGCCGACAGGCGCGAGTATTCGGTCGTCCGCCACCCCGGAGCCGAAAACCATGCCTCACCTCACCGCCACCCCCGGAGCACTCGCCACGCACATCGCGGAGCAGCCGTCATGAGCCAGCTGCTTCCCTTCATGCTGTTCGCCTTCGTCGCCTCGATCACCCCCGGGCCGACCAACATTCTGCTGCTCAGCAACAGCACGCGCTTCGGCCTGGGCGCAGCCGTGCCGATCATTCTCGGCGCCTGCTCGGCGGCAGCCCTCATCGTGCTGCTGGTGGGCCTGGGCGCCGGCGAATGGTTGCTGCGCCATCCGCAACTGCAGCAGCTCATGACCTGGTTCGGCCTGACCTGGCTGCTCTACCTGGCCTGGCAGATCGCCCGCAGCCCGGCCGAACCGGTCGAGGCCGCCGCCGCGCCGCGTCGGCTCGGCGCGCTGGGCGCCGCCGGCCTGCAACTGGTCAACCCGAAGGTGTGGATGATGGCGCTGGCGGTGGTCGGCGTGTTCAGCGGCGCCGCTGCCGACGCCGGGCGTTACGCCATTCACGCCCTGCTGTTCTTTCTGATCGCCCTGCCCTGCCTGGCAGCCTGGGCACTGCTCGGTGCCGGGGCTGCGAAGCTGCTGCACTCGGCAGCGCATATGCGCCGGTTCAACTACGCCATGGCGCTGCTCTTGGTGGTGTCGGCACTAGCGAGCCTGTGAGAGGCGCAAGGGTGGAAAAGGCTGCGCCGCTTTCCACCTCCGCAGCGATCAGCGCTTCTTCGCCGGTTTGCCACCGCCCAGGCTCGGCACCTTGCGGATCGGCCTGGCGTTGGGTTTCTCGTTCTCGTCGAACCAGTTGCCGAGGTGGATCTTGCCCTTGCCAGCGTCCTTGGGCTTCTTGGGTTTCTTCGGCTTCTTGATGATCTGCCCGCCCAGGGTGGTGGTCGGCACGCGATGGTCCGGCACGAAACCCAGTTCGTCGTGGCGCGGCAGCACCTGGTTGATCAGGGTTTCGATGGCGGCGAGCTGATCGACCTCATCGGCACTGACCAGCGAAACCGCCTCACCCGTAGCGCCGGCGCGGCCGGTACGACCGATGCGGTGCACGTAGTCCTCGGCGACGATCGGCAGGTCGAAGTTGACCACCTGCGGCAGGTCGTGGATATCCAGCCCGCGCGCGGCGACATCGGTCGCCACCAGCACCTGCACCTCGCCGGCCTTGAAGCGTTCCAGCGCACGCAGGCGCGAGGCCTGCGGCTTGTCGCCATGGATTGCGTCGCTGGCGATACCCTGCGCCTGCAGCTCGTCCACCAGCTGATCGACACCCTTGCGTGTCTTGACGAACACCAGCACCTGGCCCCAGCGCCGCTCCGCCAACAGATGCAGGAACAGCTCACCCTTGCGCTTCTTGTCCACCGGCACCAGCCACTGCTTGACCGTCTTCGCCGCGGCGTTGCGCGGGCTGACCTCGACCGACAGCGGGTCACGCAGCAGCTCGCGGGCCATCTGCCGGATCGGCTCGGAAAAGGTCGCGGAGAACAGCAGGGTCTGGCGCTTCTTCGGCAGGGCCGCGAACAGCTGGTCCAGCTCGTCGGCGAAGCCAAGGTCGAGCATGCGGTCGGCCTCGTCGAGCACCAGCGCCTGCAGCTGGGCGAAGCCCACGGCGTTCTGCCGGTAGAGATCGAGCAGGCGACCGGGGGTCGCCACCAGCACGTCGATGCCCTTGCGCAGCGCCATCATCTGCGGATTGATGCTGACCCCGCCGTATACCGCGTAGGTACGCAGCGGCAGGTTCTGACCATAGACACGAAAGCTCTCGTGGACCTGCTCGGCCAGCTCGCGGGTCGGCACCAGCACCAGCGCGCGCACCGAATTGCTCGCCACCTTGGCACCCTCCATGGTCAGGCGTTGCAGCAATGGCAGGGCGAAACCGGCAGTCTTGCCAGTGCCGGTCTGCGCCGCCGCCATCAGGTCGCGGCCCTTGAGCACGACAGGAATGGCCTTGGCCTGGACCGGCGTCGGCGTGCGGTAGTCGAGGGTGTCCAGGGTCCGCAGCAGCGGTTCGATCAGGCCCAGGGAGGCGAAGGTCATGGCAGGCTCGCAGCGCCGATTCGGCGGGGTGAAAAAAGGGCGAATTCTAGCAGCAGGCCGAGCCTATCGGCTCGCCAGCCGATTGCAGACGCACGCCGGGATGCTTTGCTGTCACAGTTTCATACGCTGCCGCGCTGGCGGCGGGCCAGGGTCTGCCGCAGGATAGGCACAGCGCCGCGGCGCCGGCACATCAACCGCACGGAGACTCTGATGGAAGCGCTGCTCGCCCACGGCCCCTTCGCCGAATTCGCCCTGCTGCTGATCGTTTCCGCGGTGGTCGGGGCGATTGCCGTGAGCCTGCGCCAGCCGCTGCTGATTTCCTACATCGTGGTCGGCATCCTGCTTGGCCCGGCGGCATTCGGCCCGGTCAACGCCGCCGAGCAGATCCACCTGCTGGCCGAGATCGGCGTCGCCGTGCTGCTGTTCGTGGTCGGGCTCAAGCTGGACCTCGCGCATATCCGCAATATCGGCCCGGTGGCGCTGGCCACGGGGCTCGGGCAGCTGACCTTCACCATCGTCTTCGGCTTCGCGCTCACCCTGCTGATGGGCAAGAGCGCGATGGAAGCGCTCTACATCGCCGTGGCGCTGACCTTTTCCAGCACCATCATCATCGTCAAGCTGCTCTCGGACAAACACGAACTGGACTCGCTGCACGGGCGCATCGCCGTTGGCTTCCTGATCGTCCAGGACCTCGCCGTGGTGCTGGCGATGATGACCATGAGCGCCCTGCGTGGTGCCGGCGATGCCGGCTGGGCCGAGGTCTCCGGCTCGCTGCTGCTGCGTCTGGCTGGTGCGGCCATCCTGATGTACGTGCTGATGCGCTACGTGCTGCCGCCGCTGGTCAGCCGCATGGCGCGCTCGCAGGAGCTGCTGCTGATCTTCGCCATTTCCTGGGGCACCGGGCTCGCCGCGCTGGGCGACTACATCGGCTTCAGCAAGGAGGCCGGGGCCTTCGTCGCCGGTTTCTCACTGGCCTCGACGGTCTACCGCGAGGCGATGAACGCGCGTCTGACCGGCATTCGCGACTTCATGCTGCTGTTCTTCTTCATCGACCTCGGTGGCAGGCTGGACTTCTCCACGCTCGGCAACGAGATCCTGCCGGCCATCGTGCTGGCGCTGTTCGTGCTGATCGGCAACCCGCTGATCGTCATGGCGATCATGGGCTACATGGGCTATCGCAAGCGCACCGGCTTTCTCGCCGGGCTGACCGTGGCGCAGATCAGCGAGTTCTCCATCGTCTTCGTCGCCATGGGCATCACCCTCGGCCATGTCGGGCCGGAGGCGCTGGGCCTCACCACGCTGGTCGGCTTGGCGACCATCATGCTCTCGACCTACATGATCCTGTTCTCGCAGCCGCTCTATGAACGCCTGGCACCCTGGCTCGGCCTGTTCGAACGCAAGCGTCCCTACCGCGAGCTGGCAGTAGAGGCCCAGAGCAGACCGCAGGGCCAACCACGCGTCATCATCTTCGGTCTGGGCCGTTATGGTTCGCGGCTGCTGCAGCAACTGGCCGCCGCGCGATTGCCGGTGCTCGGCGTGGATTTCGACCCCGAGGCGGTGCGCACGTTGCGCCGCAGCCGGCTGCCGGTGCGCTTCGGCGATGGCGAGGACCCAAGCTTTCTCGAGTCGCTGCCGCTGCAGCATGCCGAATGGGTGGTCACCAGCTTTCCGCAATGGGAGGCCAATCGTGCCTTTCTGCATGCGCTCAAGCATGCCGGTTTCGAGGGCAAGATCGCCGGCGTCGTGCGTGACGATCAGCATGGCAAGGCGCTGGACGCGGCGGGCGTCGCCCGCGTATTGAACCCCTTCACGGATGCGGCGGACTTCGCCGCGCGCAGTCTGATCGACGAACTGGGCGCCCCATCGCACCACCGCGCCAAGACTGCAGTGGGGCCGGCCGCGGACGGGTGACCTTCAGTCAGGCGCTGCTCGGCCGCTAACCTGTCTCAACCTGCAGAAGAGCGCGTCCATGTATTCGAGCAACGCCAGCTTCAATCCGGCACCTGACGCCTATTCCTGCCACGGCGCCAGCGAGCACGGCGCGTGCCCCAGCTGCGCCAGCGGCGAACGCCTGGGCTTCGGCTTCAGCTACGCCTTCCAGCCAATCATCGACCTGCACGACCGGCAGATCTTCGCCCATGAGGCGCTGGTTCGCGGCGTCGGCGGCGAGCCGGCACCCACCGTGCTGTCGCAAGTCACCGAGCAGAACCGTTTTCGCTTCGACCAGGCCGGCCGGGTCAAGGCGATCAAGACCGCCGCCAAACTCGGCATGCAGAGCAAGCTGTCGATCAACTTCATGCCCAATGCCATCTACCGTCCCGAGCTGTGCATCCGCTCGACGCTGGAAGCGGCGCGCGTTCACGGCTTTCCGGTCGAGCAGATCATCTTCGAGACCGTCGAGGGCGAGCGCGTCAGCGACGGCAAGTGGCTGACCGAAGTGTTCCGCGAGTACCAACGCATCGGCTTTCTCACCGCCATCGACGACTTCGGTGCGGGCTTCGCCGGACTCAACCTGCTGGCCGATTTCCAGCCGGACATCATCAAGCTGGATATGGACCTGATCCGCGGCATCGACCAGAGCCGCACGCGCCAAGCCATCGTCCGCGGCACCGTGTCGATGTGCGAAGAACTGGGCATCCGGGTGATCGGCGAAGGCGTCGAGACCGCCGACGAATGCAGCGCCCTCTTCGATCTGGGCATCCATCTGATGCAGGGCTACCTGTTCAGCCGACCGCTGTTCGAGGCCTGTGGCCAGGCGGAACAACTCGCCTGGCCGCAGTGAGTATCAGCCGCGCAGCAGCTTGAGCAGTTCCTGCGCCGCCGCCTCGGATGACGCCGGGTTCTGCCCGGTCACCAGTAGCCCGTCGACTTGGATATAAGCCGTCCAATCGGCGCCCTTGCTGTACTGGCCGCCACGCTCGCGCAGGCGATCCTCGAGCAGGAACGGCACCACCTCGGTCAAATCCACCGCGGCTTCCTCGCCATTGGTGAAACCGGTGACGCGCTTGCCCTTGACCAGATACTCGCCATCCTTGCCGCGCACCTCGGTCAACGCCGCCGGTGCATGGCAGACCGCGCCTATCGGCTTGTCGGCCTTGACGAAGGACTCGATCAGGGCGATGGACGTGGGGTTGTTCACCAAATCCCACAGCGGACCGTGGCCACCGGGATAGAACACCGCGTCGAAATCCTCGGCCGAGACCTGATCCAGACGGTAGGTGTTGGCCAATAAGGTTTGTGCCTCGCCATCACCGTTGAAACGCTCGGTGGCCTCGGTCTGGGCGTCGGGCTGGTCGCTCTTCGGGTCGAGCGGCGGCTCGCCACCCTCGGGCGACGCGAGCACCACCTGCACCCCGGCATCCATGAACACGTAGTACGGCGCGGCGAATTCCTCCAGCCAGAAGCCGGTCTTTTTGCCGGTGTCGCCCAACTGCTCGTGGGAAGTGAGCACGATGAGAATTTTCATGGAGCCTCCTGGTTGAAGCGCGACGTGAACAAGTGAGACTGCCGCCGCGGGCACATTGCTCCGCTGCCAGATCACATCCATGAAAAAGGGCGCCGAAGCGCCCTCTAAAAACCCGTTCCGGTCAGATACGGAAGCTGTCCACCAGTTGCTTAAGCCGGCGCGCCTGCTGATCCAGGTCGCCGCAGGCCCGCAGCGTCGACTGCAGGTTCTCCACACCTTGCTGGTTCAGCGTGTTGATCTCGGTGATGTCCATGTTCAGCGACTCGATCACCGCGGTCTGTTCCTCGGTGGCGGTGGCTACCGACTGGTTCATGCCGTCGATCTCGCCGATGCGCTGGGTCACCTCACCAAGGCGCTCGCCGGCGCGGTCGGCGATGGAAACGCTGGATTCGCTCTGCCGCTGGCTTTCGGTCATGGTCTGCACCGAAGCGCTGGCACCGACCTGCAGCTGCTCGATCATCTGCTGGATTTCCTGCGCCGAGCTCTGCGTGCGATGCGCCAGGTTGCGCACCTCGTCGGCGACCACGGCAAAGCCGCGGCCCGCCTCGCCGGCCCGCGCCGCCTCGATGGCGGCGTTGAGCGCGAGCAGGTTGGTCTGCTCGGAAATGCCTTTGATCACCTCGAGAATCTGGCCGATGTCCACGGTCTTGGCA
This DNA window, taken from Pseudomonas sp. FeN3W, encodes the following:
- a CDS encoding cation:proton antiporter family protein, translated to MEALLAHGPFAEFALLLIVSAVVGAIAVSLRQPLLISYIVVGILLGPAAFGPVNAAEQIHLLAEIGVAVLLFVVGLKLDLAHIRNIGPVALATGLGQLTFTIVFGFALTLLMGKSAMEALYIAVALTFSSTIIIVKLLSDKHELDSLHGRIAVGFLIVQDLAVVLAMMTMSALRGAGDAGWAEVSGSLLLRLAGAAILMYVLMRYVLPPLVSRMARSQELLLIFAISWGTGLAALGDYIGFSKEAGAFVAGFSLASTVYREAMNARLTGIRDFMLLFFFIDLGGRLDFSTLGNEILPAIVLALFVLIGNPLIVMAIMGYMGYRKRTGFLAGLTVAQISEFSIVFVAMGITLGHVGPEALGLTTLVGLATIMLSTYMILFSQPLYERLAPWLGLFERKRPYRELAVEAQSRPQGQPRVIIFGLGRYGSRLLQQLAAARLPVLGVDFDPEAVRTLRRSRLPVRFGDGEDPSFLESLPLQHAEWVVTSFPQWEANRAFLHALKHAGFEGKIAGVVRDDQHGKALDAAGVARVLNPFTDAADFAARSLIDELGAPSHHRAKTAVGPAADG
- a CDS encoding EAL domain-containing protein — its product is MYSSNASFNPAPDAYSCHGASEHGACPSCASGERLGFGFSYAFQPIIDLHDRQIFAHEALVRGVGGEPAPTVLSQVTEQNRFRFDQAGRVKAIKTAAKLGMQSKLSINFMPNAIYRPELCIRSTLEAARVHGFPVEQIIFETVEGERVSDGKWLTEVFREYQRIGFLTAIDDFGAGFAGLNLLADFQPDIIKLDMDLIRGIDQSRTRQAIVRGTVSMCEELGIRVIGEGVETADECSALFDLGIHLMQGYLFSRPLFEACGQAEQLAWPQ
- a CDS encoding type 1 glutamine amidotransferase domain-containing protein; the encoded protein is MKILIVLTSHEQLGDTGKKTGFWLEEFAAPYYVFMDAGVQVVLASPEGGEPPLDPKSDQPDAQTEATERFNGDGEAQTLLANTYRLDQVSAEDFDAVFYPGGHGPLWDLVNNPTSIALIESFVKADKPIGAVCHAPAALTEVRGKDGEYLVKGKRVTGFTNGEEAAVDLTEVVPFLLEDRLRERGGQYSKGADWTAYIQVDGLLVTGQNPASSEAAAQELLKLLRG